From Nitrosopumilus zosterae, the proteins below share one genomic window:
- a CDS encoding nucleotide exchange factor GrpE, translated as MTSETNSDEIPVNVKSDNEIDSDESEESQTLSTNVEELAKLLDTEKEKVSEYEEKLKHVLADFQNLNRKTQSDIEKGVNAKIDEFVLDFLKIYDDFVIAKEVFSNNKINSDGLDSILKHMDSLLKKYHVVPIDALGEIFNPNFHEAISIINDPDLDDNTITKEIRKGYISHERVIRPTLVEISKKG; from the coding sequence TTGACAAGTGAAACTAACTCTGATGAAATTCCAGTAAATGTTAAATCCGATAATGAAATCGATTCTGATGAATCAGAAGAATCACAAACTTTATCGACAAATGTTGAAGAACTAGCAAAATTATTAGATACAGAAAAAGAAAAAGTATCTGAATATGAAGAAAAATTAAAACACGTTTTAGCTGACTTTCAGAATCTTAATAGAAAAACACAATCTGACATAGAAAAAGGTGTAAATGCAAAAATAGATGAATTTGTATTGGATTTTCTGAAAATTTATGATGATTTTGTTATAGCAAAAGAAGTTTTTTCTAACAATAAAATTAATTCAGATGGTCTGGATTCTATTTTAAAACATATGGATTCTTTATTAAAAAAATATCATGTTGTTCCAATCGATGCGTTAGGAGAAATCTTTAATCCAAATTTTCATGAAGCGATTTCAATTATTAATGATCCTGATTTAGATGATAACACAATTACAAAAGAGATCAGGAAAGGATATATTTCTCATGAGAGAGTTATAAGGCCTACACTAGTAGAAATTTCAAAAAAAGGATGA
- a CDS encoding DUF354 domain-containing protein: MKIWIDILTPKQLLFSEPIIEKLGKKHNILCTSRNYNEVSKLAKIRDFDLVFIGKHGGSDKKSKLRASIDRMGELSRKIDNFSPDVVISFCSPEAARISFGLGIKHIAFCDSPHASAVMRLTLPLIQKLLIPSIIPKNEFSKYGIDKKDITSYNAIDAVVTIKRKINQQRSLPFKQTNRKNILIRAEEEEAAYASKSSKIIPIIKQIVKEHEKENIVILGRYTKQIQNIQKIIGKKAKVVKMTFDGKYLLSNTDIFIGSGGTMTAESALMGIPTISYNAVPNIIENFLVKKYLVKRETNPKKISRYIKNVFESSNAVNQKRAKRVVEQMEDPIEKLNKIINE, from the coding sequence TTGAAAATATGGATAGATATTCTCACTCCAAAACAATTATTGTTTTCTGAACCAATAATTGAAAAATTAGGAAAAAAACACAATATTTTATGTACATCAAGAAACTATAACGAAGTTTCAAAATTAGCAAAAATACGTGATTTTGACCTCGTTTTTATTGGAAAACATGGTGGGAGTGACAAAAAAAGCAAGCTTCGAGCCAGTATTGATAGAATGGGAGAACTTTCCAGAAAAATTGATAATTTTTCACCAGATGTTGTAATTAGTTTTTGTTCTCCTGAAGCAGCGAGAATTTCATTTGGTTTAGGAATCAAACATATAGCATTTTGTGATTCCCCACATGCTTCTGCAGTAATGCGATTAACATTGCCACTAATTCAAAAACTATTGATACCCAGTATAATACCTAAAAATGAATTTTCTAAATATGGAATTGATAAAAAAGACATCACCTCATACAATGCCATAGATGCGGTTGTAACTATCAAAAGAAAAATTAATCAACAAAGATCATTACCATTTAAACAAACTAATAGGAAAAATATTTTGATTAGGGCTGAAGAAGAAGAAGCAGCATATGCTTCAAAATCAAGCAAGATAATTCCAATTATTAAACAAATTGTAAAAGAGCATGAAAAAGAAAACATTGTGATTTTAGGCAGATATACAAAACAGATTCAAAATATTCAAAAGATAATTGGTAAAAAAGCCAAAGTTGTAAAAATGACATTTGATGGAAAATATTTACTGAGTAATACAGATATTTTTATAGGATCTGGGGGAACTATGACGGCTGAATCAGCATTAATGGGAATTCCAACAATTTCATATAATGCTGTTCCAAACATAATTGAAAATTTTTTAGTAAAAAAATATTTAGTTAAAAGGGAAACAAATCCAAAGAAAATTTCTAGATATATCAAGAATGTTTTTGAATCATCAAACGCAGTTAATCAAAAAAGAGCAAAAAGAGTTGTAGAACAAATGGAAGATCCCATTGAAAAACTAAATAAAATTATCAATGAATAA
- a CDS encoding GDP-mannose dehydrogenase: MTDIVLGMGEVGETLFDLLVERNFECVGIDLEESKCKNYSENTVIKNPEYLHVCIPGELTEFVNITVNWVDKIEGLKGVLVHSTVKPGTTKNIQTKTTVPILFSPVRGVHRRFLDDIKKYTKFISSDHKQIDPKIKSDVEKRFEKIDWMSTTKTAELAKILVDTTYYGWLINYAQITKMICDKEGVDFDEMWKFADEIHANLGNRPKMYPGIIGGHCVIPNLSLVEYENLDIVKKVNELFEKSKN, translated from the coding sequence ATGACAGATATCGTGTTAGGAATGGGTGAAGTAGGAGAGACATTATTTGATTTACTTGTAGAAAGGAATTTTGAATGTGTGGGAATTGATCTTGAAGAATCAAAATGCAAGAATTATTCAGAAAATACAGTAATTAAAAATCCAGAGTATCTTCATGTTTGTATTCCTGGAGAATTAACAGAGTTTGTAAACATTACAGTGAATTGGGTTGATAAGATAGAAGGTTTGAAAGGTGTCCTAGTTCATTCTACGGTAAAACCGGGAACAACTAAAAACATTCAAACAAAAACTACAGTCCCTATTTTGTTTTCACCAGTTCGTGGAGTACATAGAAGATTTTTAGATGATATTAAAAAATATACAAAATTTATTTCATCAGATCATAAACAAATAGATCCAAAAATTAAATCAGATGTGGAAAAAAGGTTTGAGAAAATTGATTGGATGTCCACTACTAAAACTGCTGAACTTGCAAAGATATTAGTTGATACAACATATTATGGATGGTTGATTAATTATGCTCAGATTACAAAAATGATTTGTGATAAAGAGGGCGTTGATTTTGATGAGATGTGGAAATTTGCAGATGAAATTCATGCGAATTTAGGCAACAGACCAAAAATGTATCCGGGAATCATTGGTGGGCATTGCGTAATACCAAATTTGAGTTTGGTTGAATATGAAAATTTGGATATTGTCAAAAAAGTTAACGAGTTATTTGAAAAGTCCAAAAATTAA
- a CDS encoding ABC transporter permease yields MIYIFVAGFAYAPLINQVPFGAKDLDYPAFLASGMIGFNIMNSTLVSGIIIWNDRRHGMFEQIMSGPFTRSHYILSNICTIGIVGLVSATLIALVGYPVFFESVEFSLITIPIIIFGAITGSVLFGSLASIISTRLRSSEGFNVIINTVFLFFAFVSTAFYPAAGAPEPLKSAFYLNPLTYLVDVIRAGIFGNITEFVIFEMIILVGIASILFVIASKLLTKLDF; encoded by the coding sequence TTGATCTACATTTTTGTTGCAGGATTTGCATATGCACCATTAATTAATCAAGTTCCATTTGGAGCAAAAGACCTTGATTATCCGGCATTTTTAGCATCAGGTATGATTGGATTTAACATCATGAATAGTACTTTAGTTTCTGGTATCATTATTTGGAACGATAGAAGACATGGAATGTTTGAACAAATAATGTCTGGTCCCTTTACTAGAAGTCATTACATTCTTAGCAACATCTGTACTATAGGAATAGTTGGGTTAGTAAGTGCAACTTTGATAGCTCTTGTTGGCTATCCAGTATTTTTTGAATCGGTAGAATTCTCATTAATTACAATTCCAATAATTATTTTTGGTGCAATTACTGGCTCGGTTCTATTTGGTTCGTTGGCATCAATTATTTCTACCAGATTACGCTCAAGTGAGGGATTTAATGTAATAATTAACACTGTTTTTCTGTTTTTTGCTTTTGTAAGTACTGCATTTTATCCAGCTGCTGGTGCTCCTGAACCACTAAAATCTGCATTCTATCTGAATCCGCTAACTTATCTTGTAGATGTAATAAGAGCAGGGATTTTTGGAAACATTACTGAATTTGTGATTTTTGAAATGATTATTCTTGTAGGTATAGCGTCAATTCTATTTGTTATTGCTTCAAAACTGCTTACAAAATTAGATTTCTAG
- a CDS encoding ABC transporter ATP-binding protein — translation MSCIDVKHLSKSYGSVHAVKDLELLVRPGQVFGFLGPNGAGKSTTIKLLTTLIPPSNGNLSILGIDAVANPLQVRHKIGVVLQQPSYEPTLSVEKSLDKYGMMWNVPKTERKKRMEQLLIDFDLVEIRKKRNEDLSIGQRRRIQVAREFMHDMELLFLDEPTVGLDPSARRNLLDYLKNKVKTGLTIFYTTHILTEAEYLCDEIAIIDKGRILTVDSPDALKKKFGKEKTIKIHLSEKQTNISSLLTGISDFKIDYENGTNIIIHSEQSELVLLKVLKILNDNTIEIEDLSAVPTNLEEIFLKMMRDNASNS, via the coding sequence ATGTCTTGCATTGACGTTAAACATCTCTCAAAATCATATGGCTCAGTTCATGCTGTAAAAGACCTTGAACTATTAGTACGACCAGGACAGGTTTTTGGATTTTTGGGACCTAACGGTGCTGGAAAATCCACCACGATCAAACTTCTTACAACTCTAATTCCTCCTTCAAATGGAAATCTTTCTATTTTGGGAATTGATGCTGTAGCAAATCCTCTTCAAGTCCGTCATAAAATAGGAGTGGTCCTGCAACAACCAAGTTACGAGCCTACTTTATCAGTTGAAAAATCTCTTGATAAATATGGGATGATGTGGAATGTTCCAAAAACTGAGCGTAAAAAAAGAATGGAACAACTTTTGATAGATTTTGATCTTGTAGAGATTAGAAAAAAACGAAACGAAGATCTTTCAATTGGTCAACGTAGGAGAATTCAGGTTGCTCGTGAATTTATGCATGACATGGAATTATTATTTTTGGATGAGCCAACCGTAGGTTTAGATCCAAGTGCCAGAAGAAATCTATTGGATTACTTAAAAAATAAAGTAAAAACAGGATTGACAATTTTTTATACAACCCATATTCTAACCGAAGCTGAATATCTTTGTGACGAAATAGCTATAATTGATAAAGGTCGAATTCTTACTGTAGACTCTCCTGATGCTCTGAAGAAAAAATTTGGAAAAGAAAAAACTATTAAAATTCATTTATCAGAAAAACAAACTAACATTTCATCTCTTCTTACTGGAATTTCTGATTTTAAAATTGATTATGAAAATGGAACCAACATCATAATTCATTCGGAACAATCTGAATTAGTTTTGTTAAAAGTATTGAAAATACTTAATGATAACACAATTGAAATTGAAGATCTTTCAGCCGTCCCAACAAATCTTGAAGAAATATTTTTAAAAATGATGAGAGACAATGCATCCAATAGTTAG